One window from the genome of Candidatus Cybelea sp. encodes:
- the ybeY gene encoding rRNA maturation RNase YbeY has product MIYYRNGVRRSGVDGRALVATAKRLLAAIDQRDSAISLTLIGDRAMRELNREYREKDAPTDVLSFPMGQAPAADAERLLGDVVISVDTAARQAAEYDATLQRELYRLLIHGLLHLLGHDHVLAAERRAMEREERRLAAAIALPWPYDPAKG; this is encoded by the coding sequence GTGATCTACTACCGCAACGGCGTCCGCCGCAGCGGCGTCGACGGACGCGCGCTCGTGGCCACGGCGAAGCGCTTACTGGCGGCGATCGACCAACGGGATTCGGCGATCTCGCTCACGCTGATCGGCGACCGCGCCATGCGCGAGCTCAACCGCGAATATCGTGAAAAAGACGCGCCGACCGACGTGCTGAGCTTTCCGATGGGGCAGGCGCCGGCTGCGGACGCCGAACGGCTCTTGGGCGACGTCGTGATCTCGGTCGACACGGCGGCGCGACAGGCGGCCGAGTACGACGCGACGCTTCAGCGCGAACTCTACCGCCTGCTGATTCACGGGCTGCTGCACCTGCTCGGGCACGACCACGTGCTGGCCGCGGAGCGGCGAGCGATGGAGCGGGAGGAACGGCGGCTCGCGGCAGCGATTGCGCTGCCATGGCCCTACGATCCGGCTAAAGGCTGA
- the recO gene encoding DNA repair protein RecO, with the protein MVLRGRQLSEADRIVTLFTVERGKLDAVGKGVRRMRSHLAGRLELANECDFVMHRGRSLDVIVSAETLRAPWPSLVEPERFAVVSLVIETIDAFCEPDLPIPEIYDLLAGAIAAVARAAQPRDLLPRFSLRLLDVLGLAPPLDRCVRCGAALPAGRVWLDAEAGGFIDERCRERWRDLPELEAADLENLRALALPKGSGPGARLRATPAGARATEELVAHHLGRRPKAVAYADSLSPSGAPRA; encoded by the coding sequence ATCGTCCTGCGCGGACGCCAACTCTCGGAGGCCGATCGGATCGTCACCCTCTTTACGGTCGAGCGCGGCAAGCTCGATGCCGTGGGCAAGGGCGTGCGCCGCATGCGCAGCCATCTGGCGGGACGTCTCGAGCTGGCCAACGAGTGCGATTTCGTGATGCACCGCGGTCGCTCGCTCGACGTGATCGTCTCGGCCGAAACGCTGCGCGCGCCGTGGCCTTCGCTCGTCGAGCCGGAGCGCTTCGCGGTCGTTTCGCTGGTGATCGAGACGATCGACGCCTTCTGCGAACCGGACCTGCCGATTCCCGAGATCTACGATCTGCTCGCCGGAGCGATCGCCGCGGTGGCCAGGGCCGCGCAGCCGCGCGACCTGCTGCCGCGCTTTTCACTGCGCTTGTTGGACGTGCTGGGACTCGCGCCGCCACTCGACCGCTGCGTGCGCTGCGGAGCCGCCCTGCCGGCCGGACGCGTGTGGCTTGACGCCGAAGCGGGCGGCTTCATCGACGAACGCTGCCGGGAGCGTTGGCGAGATCTGCCCGAGCTCGAGGCTGCCGACCTCGAGAACCTTCGGGCCCTGGCGCTGCCCAAGGGGAGCGGGCCGGGCGCACGGCTGCGCGCAACCCCCGCCGGCGCGCGGGCCACCGAAGAGCTGGTCGCTCACCATCTCGGGCGCCGTCCGAAGGCCGTTGCCTACGCCGACAGCCTCAGCCCCTCGGGCGCACCGCGCGCGTGA
- a CDS encoding histidine triad nucleotide-binding protein, whose product MNDCVFCRIAAGEIPAKVLYRDEDVLAIEDLNPQAPSHLLVMPVAHYATIRELSADTGLAARLLAVASDLGAERGGERGYRLVINTGPDGGQTVGHVHVHVLSGREMTWPPG is encoded by the coding sequence ATGAACGATTGCGTTTTCTGTCGCATCGCCGCAGGCGAGATTCCTGCGAAGGTCCTATATCGTGACGAGGATGTGCTTGCGATCGAAGATCTCAATCCGCAGGCGCCCTCGCACTTGCTCGTGATGCCCGTTGCGCACTATGCGACGATCCGCGAACTCTCCGCCGATACCGGTCTTGCCGCGCGCTTGCTCGCGGTCGCTTCGGATCTAGGTGCCGAACGCGGCGGCGAACGCGGCTACCGGCTCGTCATCAATACCGGCCCCGACGGCGGCCAGACGGTCGGGCACGTTCACGTTCACGTCCTCTCCGGACGCGAGATGACGTGGCCGCCCGGCTAG
- the mltG gene encoding endolytic transglycosylase MltG, which yields MKRLLAGLSVCVLLAVALLGAAWYSVYGDRTHPQSQIRVVVERGATFDDIARQLAGDGVIGNVLTFRALAKLRGQDVAVRAGEYRFEPHVTQSEVLRALVSGGAQVASWVTIPEGFTAAQIAARLAAEGLGSEPALHADFMSEQIVVDGSRTKNLEGFLFPSTYLVPLGDEPRHVASLFTAQFYKALPRDAAARAKALHVTVPQAVTVASLVEREAKNDADRPKIAAVIYNRLRLRMPLQVDATIEYALPAHKSELSFADLRIDSPYNSYVHAGLPPTPIANPGLPSLLAALKPARTEDLYYVYCGNGRHVFAKTLAEHQANVARCLQ from the coding sequence GTGAAACGTCTGCTCGCCGGGCTCTCCGTCTGCGTGCTCCTAGCAGTCGCCCTGCTTGGAGCCGCATGGTACTCGGTCTACGGCGACCGCACGCACCCGCAGTCGCAGATCCGGGTGGTCGTGGAGCGGGGCGCGACGTTTGACGATATCGCGCGGCAACTCGCCGGCGACGGCGTGATCGGCAACGTTCTGACGTTCCGCGCCTTAGCGAAGCTGCGCGGACAAGACGTAGCCGTACGCGCCGGAGAGTACCGTTTCGAGCCGCACGTCACGCAGAGTGAAGTTCTGCGCGCGCTGGTTAGCGGCGGTGCGCAGGTTGCATCGTGGGTGACGATCCCCGAGGGTTTCACCGCGGCCCAGATCGCGGCGCGGCTGGCGGCCGAGGGCCTCGGCTCGGAACCGGCCCTGCACGCCGATTTCATGTCGGAGCAGATCGTCGTCGACGGTTCGCGCACGAAAAACCTCGAAGGCTTTCTTTTCCCGAGCACCTACCTCGTGCCGCTGGGCGACGAGCCGCGTCACGTCGCTTCGCTCTTCACCGCACAGTTTTATAAAGCGCTGCCGCGCGACGCCGCGGCGCGGGCGAAAGCCTTGCACGTTACGGTACCGCAAGCGGTGACCGTCGCCTCGCTCGTGGAGCGCGAGGCGAAGAACGACGCCGACCGTCCGAAGATCGCCGCGGTGATCTACAACCGGCTGCGGCTGCGTATGCCGCTGCAGGTCGACGCGACGATCGAGTACGCGCTGCCGGCGCACAAGAGCGAGCTTTCGTTCGCGGATCTGCGGATCGACTCGCCGTACAATAGCTACGTGCACGCTGGGCTGCCGCCGACGCCGATCGCCAATCCGGGCCTCCCCTCGCTGCTGGCTGCGCTCAAGCCGGCAAGAACCGAGGACCTCTACTACGTTTACTGCGGCAACGGACGACACGTCTTCGCAAAGACCCTGGCGGAGCACCAGGCAAACGTCGCACGCTGCCTCCAATAA
- a CDS encoding diacylglycerol kinase, which produces MHQPVDDRAKREPHYLPVDRSRFFRSFHHAFEGIIYATRTQPNMRVHFIIAALVLLATLILRLDRLYVIATVGLIALVLSLELVNTAVESIVDLLIATHHPLAKNAKDAAAGAVLIAAVGAALAGYLIFYQGLMSSETRVFAAVQAVPANVALIALAVVAIVTIFAKAWVGRGSALQGGAVSGHAALAFAVATMLAFFYQKPLAAILGYFVAFLVAQSRVEARIHAPFEVFWGAVLGTLAALAIYVLVRPHVML; this is translated from the coding sequence ATGCATCAACCCGTAGACGATCGCGCAAAGCGTGAGCCGCACTACCTGCCCGTCGACCGAAGCCGCTTCTTTCGATCGTTCCACCATGCGTTCGAAGGAATCATCTACGCGACGCGCACGCAGCCGAACATGCGCGTGCACTTCATCATCGCGGCGCTCGTGCTGCTCGCAACGCTCATCCTGCGCCTCGATCGCTTATACGTCATCGCGACGGTCGGACTCATCGCGCTCGTGCTCAGCCTGGAGCTGGTCAACACGGCGGTCGAGTCGATCGTCGACCTGCTGATCGCGACGCACCATCCGCTGGCGAAGAACGCGAAGGACGCCGCCGCCGGCGCCGTGCTGATCGCGGCCGTCGGCGCCGCGCTCGCCGGCTATCTCATCTTTTATCAGGGACTGATGAGCAGCGAGACGCGCGTCTTCGCGGCCGTGCAGGCCGTGCCGGCCAACGTCGCGCTGATCGCGCTGGCGGTCGTTGCAATCGTGACGATCTTCGCCAAGGCCTGGGTGGGCCGCGGATCCGCCTTGCAAGGGGGAGCCGTCTCGGGACACGCGGCATTAGCGTTTGCAGTGGCAACGATGCTCGCGTTCTTCTACCAGAAGCCGCTCGCCGCGATCCTCGGCTACTTCGTGGCGTTCTTGGTCGCTCAAAGCCGCGTCGAAGCGCGGATTCACGCCCCGTTCGAAGTCTTTTGGGGAGCCGTCCTCGGCACGCTCGCCGCTCTGGCGATCTACGTGCTGGTGCGCCCCCACGTTATGCTATAA
- a CDS encoding copper amine oxidase N-terminal domain-containing protein translates to MLLLLLVAAASPAPKSQTKAPIGIVINGDVLSIDPPPRFERNLLYVPVRRTMEALGLAFNRFGNHITTQVGAKSVTLTLGSRVARVDTNDVLLEGPLLEIKDVLYVPLRFFTDVLGAQAQYDRRRNNVSIVAQLVGRSTNGLVPVAGGFARFGTVVAVDVLSDPPTITLGSNGSVKTIPVGANAAIDVEDVNVGVTTPGELGDIRPGDFARVEMQKDGRVQRVVDEYGSRNGHIIAIGSGQFVLDDGQVISAGRTTEISLNGKAASFTDLLPHDQVSVRYNVETNEVRSVLASRKVVTAAQRLQISNVQAQPDRPLRAGDTIRVELHGTPGASGTFDIGSDVTNQMMRESPSGVYTGSYVIPRGANFDDVALIGRLSLGDEIAQAAAPQTVSASGTPPGISDFAPDSNATINTNRPAVYASFAADAVPVNPGSAILWINGRDVTSECVRTEQFIQYLPSYAYPNGLVRVVVKVSDLAGNTTTKSWSFTIRGR, encoded by the coding sequence GTGCTGTTGCTGCTGTTGGTAGCGGCCGCTTCGCCTGCGCCCAAATCGCAAACGAAGGCACCGATCGGCATCGTCATCAACGGCGACGTCCTTTCGATCGATCCGCCGCCGCGATTCGAGCGAAATCTGCTCTACGTTCCCGTCCGGCGAACGATGGAGGCGCTCGGCCTCGCCTTCAACCGGTTCGGGAATCACATTACGACGCAGGTCGGCGCAAAGAGCGTAACGCTCACGCTCGGCAGCCGCGTGGCCCGCGTCGACACCAACGACGTTCTGCTCGAAGGGCCGCTCCTCGAGATCAAAGACGTGCTCTACGTGCCTCTGCGATTCTTTACCGACGTGCTCGGCGCGCAAGCGCAGTACGATCGCCGGCGCAACAACGTGAGCATCGTCGCGCAGCTCGTTGGGCGTTCGACCAACGGCCTCGTTCCGGTGGCCGGCGGTTTCGCCCGCTTCGGCACGGTCGTAGCCGTCGACGTGCTCTCCGATCCGCCGACGATTACCCTCGGCTCCAACGGCAGCGTCAAGACGATTCCGGTCGGCGCCAACGCCGCGATCGACGTCGAGGACGTCAACGTCGGGGTAACGACGCCCGGTGAGCTCGGAGATATTCGTCCCGGCGACTTCGCGCGCGTCGAGATGCAGAAGGACGGGCGGGTGCAGCGAGTCGTCGACGAGTACGGCTCGCGCAACGGGCACATCATCGCGATCGGCTCGGGGCAGTTCGTGCTCGACGACGGACAGGTGATTTCGGCCGGGCGCACGACCGAAATCTCGCTCAACGGCAAGGCCGCCTCGTTCACCGATCTGCTGCCGCACGATCAGGTCAGCGTGCGCTACAACGTCGAGACCAACGAGGTGCGCTCGGTGCTGGCATCGCGGAAGGTCGTCACCGCCGCACAGCGCCTGCAGATCTCGAACGTGCAAGCGCAACCCGACCGTCCGCTGCGCGCCGGCGACACGATTCGCGTCGAGCTGCACGGAACGCCGGGCGCCTCAGGAACGTTCGATATCGGATCGGACGTTACGAATCAAATGATGCGGGAGAGCCCCAGCGGCGTCTATACGGGCAGCTACGTCATTCCGCGCGGCGCAAACTTCGATGACGTCGCGCTGATCGGCCGCCTCTCCTTGGGCGATGAGATTGCGCAGGCGGCGGCCCCGCAGACGGTCTCTGCTTCGGGGACGCCGCCGGGCATCTCCGATTTCGCCCCCGACTCCAACGCGACGATCAATACGAATCGCCCGGCGGTCTATGCGAGCTTCGCGGCCGACGCCGTTCCGGTCAACCCGGGCAGCGCGATCCTCTGGATCAACGGTCGAGACGTAACCTCCGAATGCGTGCGCACCGAGCAGTTCATCCAGTATTTGCCCTCGTATGCCTATCCCAACGGGCTCGTGCGAGTGGTCGTAAAAGTATCGGACTTGGCCGGCAATACCACGACGAAGTCGTGGAGCTTTACGATTCGAGGACGCTGA
- the rpsU gene encoding 30S ribosomal protein S21 has translation MEVRIAPGETIESALRRFKKATQKAGILAEARKHEHYEKPSVRRKKKSAAARKRRA, from the coding sequence ATGGAAGTTCGCATCGCTCCGGGGGAGACCATCGAGAGCGCTTTGCGTCGTTTCAAGAAGGCTACCCAGAAGGCCGGCATCCTTGCCGAGGCGCGCAAGCACGAGCACTACGAAAAGCCTAGCGTTCGCCGCAAGAAGAAGTCCGCCGCGGCTCGTAAGCGCCGCGCGTAG
- a CDS encoding hemolysin family protein — MSTDPGRSNLALLPYQITALVVLVLLAAFFSAAEAALVSISRLRARAMADRRLRGSQQLQLIVDDKSRFLTSMLVGNTIALLAADSLATYLALSLGIPSGAIGSTIVMSAVFLLFGEIVPKTAATGDSERWALRLAAPIRYVSFVVSPVARLFQITTDLFLRLFGIKHTLGAYVTEEDIRALVNVGAEQRVIEEQERQLIHSVMEFGDTIVREVMKPRPEMVAVSIEDSPRRILDVVIAEGYSKLPVYQESKDDIVGVIHDRELLVALANGTLAHANVRALMRTAVHVPETKKIADLLREMQRDKFSLAIVVDEYGGTAGLVTMEDLLEEIVGEIRDEHDTDEQEPISVLSDLEAVVEAGTNIEDVNATLGTELPTADFETIGGYTVGLFGRLPNEGEEIQADDHTRLRVDRTRGRRILAVRIYSNGIAARAANAEDPDAAAQL, encoded by the coding sequence TTGAGCACCGACCCCGGTCGAAGTAACCTCGCCCTGCTCCCGTACCAGATCACTGCGCTCGTCGTGCTCGTGCTCCTGGCCGCCTTCTTCTCGGCCGCCGAAGCGGCACTGGTTTCGATCTCGCGGCTGCGCGCCCGCGCGATGGCCGACCGCCGGCTGCGCGGCTCGCAGCAGCTGCAGCTCATCGTGGACGACAAGAGCCGCTTTCTGACCTCGATGCTGGTCGGGAACACGATCGCGCTGCTCGCCGCGGACTCGCTGGCAACGTACCTGGCGCTCTCTCTGGGAATCCCCTCCGGCGCGATCGGTTCCACGATCGTGATGAGCGCGGTCTTCCTGCTGTTCGGCGAGATCGTCCCGAAGACGGCCGCCACCGGAGATAGCGAACGCTGGGCGCTGCGGCTGGCGGCGCCGATTCGCTATGTCTCCTTCGTCGTTTCGCCGGTAGCCCGGCTTTTTCAAATTACGACCGACCTCTTTTTGCGTCTCTTCGGTATCAAACACACGCTCGGCGCGTACGTCACCGAAGAAGACATTCGCGCGCTGGTCAACGTCGGCGCGGAGCAGCGCGTGATCGAAGAGCAGGAACGCCAGCTGATCCATTCGGTGATGGAGTTCGGCGATACGATCGTCCGCGAGGTCATGAAGCCGCGGCCGGAGATGGTCGCCGTCTCGATCGAAGACTCGCCCAGGCGAATCCTCGACGTCGTCATCGCAGAAGGCTATTCAAAGCTGCCGGTCTATCAGGAATCCAAAGACGACATCGTCGGCGTCATCCACGACCGCGAACTGCTCGTCGCCCTCGCCAACGGAACGCTCGCGCACGCAAACGTGCGCGCGCTGATGCGAACGGCCGTGCACGTTCCCGAGACAAAGAAGATCGCGGATCTGCTGCGAGAGATGCAGCGCGATAAGTTTTCCTTGGCGATCGTCGTCGACGAGTACGGCGGAACGGCCGGCCTCGTGACGATGGAGGACCTTTTGGAAGAGATCGTCGGCGAGATCCGCGACGAGCACGACACCGACGAACAGGAGCCGATCTCGGTGCTCTCCGATCTCGAAGCGGTGGTCGAGGCCGGCACGAATATCGAAGACGTCAACGCGACGCTCGGAACCGAGCTGCCGACGGCGGATTTCGAGACAATCGGCGGGTATACCGTCGGCCTTTTCGGCCGGCTCCCGAACGAAGGCGAAGAGATCCAAGCCGACGATCACACGCGCTTGCGCGTCGACCGGACGCGCGGCCGGCGAATTTTGGCGGTGCGCATCTACAGCAACGGCATCGCCGCGCGCGCTGCGAACGCGGAGGATCCGGACGCCGCCGCGCAGCTATAA
- the floA gene encoding flotillin-like protein FloA (flotillin-like protein involved in membrane lipid rafts): MVAVSGVIIVLILLFAFFAFLYYFPIGLWIRTIAAGVPLGIIALVRMRLIGIPPGVIVTNYVRARKAGLDLTVDQMQSHYLAGGNVEKVTLAMIAAQRAQIPLEWQRAAAIDLAGRDVLEALQTSVNPKVIETPIFQGVAQNGIQLNVKARITVRSNLDRYVGGAGEPTIVARVGEGVVSAVGAAIDHKEVLEYPDRISKAVLAKGLDAGTAFEIVSIDIADVDVGKNIGAELQTSQAEADRRIAQAKASERQYAAQAAEQEQKAETQAMRAKVVEAEASIPQAIAEAFRNGNLGVMDYYRLKNIQADTEMRSSIGVSTEAATDAQQPPIPGQPSK; the protein is encoded by the coding sequence ATGGTAGCCGTCAGCGGCGTCATCATCGTCCTTATCCTGCTCTTCGCGTTCTTCGCGTTCTTGTATTACTTTCCGATCGGGCTCTGGATTCGGACGATTGCCGCGGGTGTTCCGCTCGGCATCATCGCGCTGGTCAGAATGCGTTTGATCGGAATCCCGCCGGGCGTCATAGTTACGAACTACGTTCGGGCGCGCAAAGCCGGCTTGGACCTCACCGTCGATCAGATGCAATCGCACTACCTTGCCGGCGGTAACGTCGAGAAGGTAACGCTGGCGATGATCGCCGCGCAGCGCGCGCAAATTCCCCTCGAATGGCAGCGCGCAGCCGCGATCGACTTGGCCGGCCGCGACGTGCTCGAGGCGCTGCAGACCTCGGTGAATCCGAAGGTCATCGAAACGCCGATCTTTCAGGGCGTCGCTCAGAACGGCATTCAACTCAACGTCAAGGCGCGAATCACCGTGCGCAGCAATCTCGATCGCTACGTCGGCGGTGCGGGCGAACCGACGATCGTCGCACGCGTCGGCGAAGGCGTCGTTTCCGCGGTCGGCGCGGCGATCGACCACAAGGAAGTGCTCGAATATCCCGATCGCATCAGCAAGGCGGTGCTCGCCAAGGGCTTGGACGCCGGAACCGCTTTCGAGATCGTCTCGATCGACATCGCGGACGTCGACGTCGGCAAGAATATCGGCGCCGAACTGCAGACGAGCCAAGCCGAAGCCGACCGCCGCATCGCTCAGGCGAAGGCCTCGGAGCGCCAGTACGCGGCCCAAGCGGCCGAACAAGAGCAGAAGGCCGAGACCCAGGCGATGCGCGCGAAGGTCGTCGAGGCGGAGGCATCCATTCCTCAAGCGATCGCCGAAGCGTTTCGCAACGGCAACCTCGGCGTCATGGACTACTACCGCCTGAAGAATATCCAGGCCGATACGGAAATGCGTTCGTCGATCGGCGTCTCGACCGAAGCCGCGACCGACGCGCAGCAGCCGCCGATCCCCGGGCAGCCGTCGAAGTAA
- a CDS encoding PhoH family protein, translated as MTQRAIDLHELSDRVRLFGEYDRNLSAIESSLDVAVHADGDQLLLAGDDAAVARAERVVKRVLDAAVGGAHITPDDVKLALTDTASPSESSALTQTLLRTHRGREVRPRTPGQREFIQAIDRFTLTFGIGPAGTGKTYLAIVMAVRALKRREASRIVLSRPAVEAGERLGFLPGDLREKVDPYMRPLFDALGDLLDDTVVNKYMERGTLEVAPLAYMRGRTLSDAFVILDEAQNATDDQLKMFLTRLGSGSKMVVTGDVTQIDLPGGQRSGLRAAATRLREIDDIGVIEMDEADVVRHPLVAKIVHAYAAALPR; from the coding sequence TTGACTCAGCGAGCGATCGATCTTCACGAACTCTCCGACCGCGTTCGGCTCTTTGGAGAGTACGATCGCAATCTTTCGGCAATCGAATCGTCGCTCGACGTCGCCGTTCATGCCGACGGCGACCAGCTGCTGCTTGCCGGTGACGACGCGGCGGTTGCACGGGCGGAGCGCGTCGTGAAACGAGTGCTCGATGCGGCCGTGGGGGGTGCGCACATCACCCCTGACGACGTCAAGCTCGCGCTGACCGACACCGCCTCCCCTTCGGAAAGCAGCGCGCTCACGCAGACGCTGCTGCGTACGCATCGCGGCCGCGAAGTGCGCCCGCGCACGCCGGGGCAACGCGAGTTTATCCAGGCCATCGACCGATTCACGCTGACGTTCGGAATCGGGCCAGCCGGCACGGGAAAGACGTATCTTGCGATTGTGATGGCGGTGCGAGCGCTCAAGCGCCGTGAAGCCTCGCGCATCGTTCTTTCGCGCCCCGCGGTCGAGGCCGGCGAGCGCCTCGGTTTTCTGCCCGGGGATCTGCGGGAGAAGGTCGATCCGTATATGCGGCCGCTCTTCGATGCACTCGGCGACCTGCTCGACGACACGGTGGTGAATAAATACATGGAGCGCGGCACGCTCGAGGTCGCGCCGCTCGCGTATATGCGCGGCCGCACGCTCTCCGACGCATTCGTCATCCTCGACGAAGCGCAGAACGCGACGGACGATCAGCTGAAGATGTTCCTGACGCGATTGGGAAGCGGCTCGAAGATGGTCGTCACCGGCGACGTCACCCAGATCGACCTGCCCGGAGGGCAGCGCAGCGGGCTGCGCGCCGCGGCGACGCGGCTGCGCGAAATCGACGACATCGGCGTCATCGAGATGGATGAAGCCGACGTCGTGCGCCATCCGCTGGTCGCCAAGATCGTCCACGCCTATGCAGCCGCACTGCCGCGGTGA
- a CDS encoding GatB/YqeY domain-containing protein, translating into MGVLKDRIAADLKEAMRARDQLRLDTLRSALSGFIYKRSESGTEISDNDELEVVRRLVKQRSDSEAEFERAGRPELADKERREREILLAYLPAQRSAAEIREIVQSVLGELPEASRNMGAVMKVVMPQLREVADGNLVRQIVTEELAS; encoded by the coding sequence ATGGGAGTTCTCAAGGACCGCATCGCCGCCGATTTAAAGGAGGCGATGCGAGCGCGCGACCAGCTGCGCCTCGATACGCTGCGATCGGCGCTCTCCGGCTTTATCTACAAGCGCTCGGAGAGCGGCACAGAGATATCGGACAACGACGAGCTGGAGGTCGTCCGCCGCCTCGTCAAACAGCGCAGCGACTCGGAGGCCGAGTTCGAACGCGCCGGCCGTCCGGAACTGGCCGATAAGGAGCGGCGGGAGCGCGAGATTCTTTTGGCTTACCTGCCGGCGCAACGCTCGGCCGCCGAGATCCGCGAGATCGTGCAGAGCGTTTTGGGCGAGCTGCCGGAGGCTTCGCGCAACATGGGTGCCGTGATGAAGGTCGTGATGCCGCAGCTGCGCGAGGTCGCCGACGGCAATCTCGTCCGTCAAATCGTCACCGAAGAACTGGCCTCGTAA
- the ruvX gene encoding Holliday junction resolvase RuvX gives MALDVGRKRIGVAISDPSASFALPVATIERTNRQQVLEEIGELIASYQVDELVVGDPVTLSGERGPAAQQMDAFVEILRTVFPGTIHRMDERLTTAQATKSLIAVDVSRRKRRSIVDRMAAALILDAFLARRRREGGA, from the coding sequence ATGGCCCTGGACGTCGGCCGCAAGCGCATCGGCGTGGCGATCTCGGATCCCAGCGCCAGCTTCGCCTTGCCGGTCGCCACGATCGAGCGGACGAACCGCCAGCAGGTGCTCGAGGAGATCGGCGAGCTGATCGCTTCCTACCAAGTAGACGAACTGGTGGTAGGCGATCCCGTGACCTTGAGCGGCGAGCGCGGGCCGGCGGCGCAGCAGATGGACGCCTTCGTCGAGATACTTCGGACGGTCTTTCCGGGTACGATTCACCGAATGGACGAGCGTCTCACGACCGCGCAGGCAACCAAGAGCCTGATCGCCGTCGACGTTTCACGCCGCAAGCGCCGCAGCATCGTCGACCGGATGGCCGCGGCGCTGATTCTCGACGCCTTTCTCGCCCGCCGCCGCCGCGAGGGCGGAGCGTGA
- a CDS encoding NfeD family protein — translation MKNSRLRAALWLACMLCGIAGPAAGAITMGRPVVVIPIEGTVDDGMAHLVERSVNEANQSNARAIVLSVNSPGGLVSSAFRIRDALLSAQEPVDAYVAERAYSAAALISLSAGRIIMAPGASIGAAEPVEAGGTVPPSDKVISALRGEFESTAQRTHHDANLAGAMVDKQVNLPRYKRSGMVLTLNTDDAVRSGIAAGTAPNLNAALSQLGLAGAPTVTQSYTFAEQLVRFATDPVVSGLLLTLGMLGLLIEMQTLHGIAGVIGVGAFALFFGTHVYAGFSNELVIVLAVLGLIGILWELHVVPGHGLPGILGAGALLVAVLLAFGTPFLFIGLETIATAIVLTVIAFSITVRAVPQNAWAHRLALSAAQGPEYVASADFGALRGRFGTATSYLRPSGIASIDGRRVDVLTAGEFISAGTPIRVVRVEGARIFVEPVTA, via the coding sequence ATGAAGAACTCTCGCCTGCGCGCGGCTCTTTGGCTGGCGTGCATGCTGTGCGGCATCGCCGGGCCCGCCGCCGGCGCGATTACGATGGGCCGGCCGGTCGTCGTCATTCCGATCGAGGGAACGGTCGATGACGGCATGGCGCACCTGGTGGAGCGCTCGGTCAATGAAGCCAACCAATCCAACGCCCGCGCGATCGTCCTCTCGGTCAACAGCCCTGGTGGCCTCGTCAGTTCGGCCTTCCGGATTCGCGATGCGCTGCTCTCCGCCCAGGAGCCCGTCGACGCGTACGTCGCGGAACGCGCCTACTCGGCGGCGGCGCTGATCTCGCTCTCAGCCGGGCGCATCATCATGGCTCCGGGCGCTTCGATCGGCGCGGCGGAACCCGTCGAAGCGGGCGGGACCGTCCCCCCAAGCGACAAAGTGATCTCCGCACTCCGCGGCGAGTTCGAGTCGACGGCACAGCGCACGCATCACGACGCCAACCTCGCGGGCGCGATGGTCGACAAACAAGTGAATCTTCCGCGCTACAAGCGCTCCGGCATGGTCCTGACGCTCAATACCGACGACGCGGTGCGTTCGGGTATCGCGGCGGGAACCGCGCCGAACCTCAACGCCGCGCTCTCGCAGCTCGGCCTCGCCGGCGCCCCCACCGTCACGCAGTCCTACACGTTCGCCGAGCAGCTCGTTCGCTTTGCGACCGATCCGGTCGTCAGCGGGCTCTTGCTGACGCTGGGCATGCTGGGGCTTCTCATCGAGATGCAGACGCTCCACGGCATCGCCGGCGTTATCGGCGTCGGCGCATTCGCGCTCTTCTTCGGAACCCACGTCTATGCCGGCTTCTCCAATGAGCTCGTCATCGTGCTTGCGGTGCTGGGACTCATCGGAATTCTTTGGGAACTGCACGTCGTACCGGGGCATGGACTGCCGGGGATTCTCGGTGCCGGCGCGCTCTTGGTCGCCGTGCTGCTCGCGTTCGGTACGCCGTTTCTCTTCATCGGTCTGGAAACGATCGCGACCGCGATCGTGCTGACGGTCATCGCGTTCTCTATCACGGTCCGCGCGGTTCCCCAGAATGCCTGGGCGCATCGCTTGGCGCTCTCCGCAGCGCAAGGGCCGGAGTACGTCGCGAGCGCCGATTTCGGCGCGCTGCGCGGCCGATTCGGGACCGCGACGAGTTATCTGCGCCCGTCCGGCATCGCGTCGATCGACGGGCGTCGAGTCGACGTGCTGACCGCGGGAGAGTTCATCTCAGCTGGCACCCCCATCCGCGTCGTGCGCGTCGAGGGCGCACGCATTTTCGTCGAACCCGTCACTGCATAA